The following coding sequences lie in one Macrobrachium nipponense isolate FS-2020 chromosome 45, ASM1510439v2, whole genome shotgun sequence genomic window:
- the LOC135214063 gene encoding uncharacterized protein LOC135214063 → MAQVPTEGPEDLLVMSEEVLPSWSFSGILGDNLYAGLLGGLCGLLFILFLNHQDGKLACETAINANLTIHCEVDLQDTHFSLEKEVDEAQDLLEDKAQMTMKEDALQQRIQDLVKPLANEEDSHAEEILDLSQEAERKIQEAEEIGYLNCLLTTNKIPQERLNECEAEKGKTGEEMDKQTLKLECDLECHLNERRNLMKMESADEEQGKDGKQFLRIVDEEVTKLEHLINSTELDLETFRPQMSEEVQGKVLAATGKARLLIAQKIEQFRGLCQQNIDGPKGGEPTIMAADLEGFWDMVSIQVENVHHLFKEVSVLKTNGWKEDLITEPTNNVTKGPQKKKPVKVMKKALKSSSEEQKSRDEARKKLLEERRKALKEAMKAKQGQPDANGSTDGVEILVAKEKITYLQENLTGEKKDERTKSDEGGPVNEKTKEVEKQKEGHHFLQLVDKEVSELQGLTYNAESDLETFKPEMSEEVQGKGPRQATGKGGGLP, encoded by the coding sequence ATGGCCCAGGTCCCTACAGAGGGACCTGAAGATTTGTTGGTTATGTCGGAGGAAGTCCTTCCTTCTTGGTCGTTCAGCGGTATCCTTGGGGATAACTTGTATGCTGGACTGTTGGGAGGACTTTGCGGATTGCTATTCATATTATTCCTGAACCATCAGGATGGAAAATTGGCTTGCGAGACGGCAATTAACGCAAATCTCACAATTCATTGTGAGGTAGACTTGCAGGATACTCATTTCAGTCTGGAAAAGGAAGTGGACGAGGCCCAAGACCTTCTTGAGGATAAGGCCCAGATGACGATGAAAGAGGATGCTCTCCAGCAGAGGATTCAAGACCTGGTAAAGCCCTTGGCTAATGAGGAAGATTCACATGCTGAAGAAATCCTTGATCTGTCCCAGGAGGCTGAAAGGAAAAtacaagaagccgaagaaataggTTATTTAAATTGCCTCCTTACTACAAACAAAATACCCCAAGAACGCCTAAATGAATGTGAGGCTGAAAAAGGGAAAACTGGAGAGGAAATGGATAAACAGACTCTTAAGTTGGAATGCGATCTTGAATGTCATCTAAACGAAAGGAGGAATCTGATGAAAATGGAGTCAGCAGATGAAGAACAGGGAAAGGATGGCAAGCAATTCCTAAGGATAGTGGATGAGGAAGTCACTAAATTAGAACATCTAATAAACAGCACAGAGTTGGATCTGGAAACTTTCAGACCACAGATGAGCGAGGAGGTACAAGGAAAGGTCCTTGCAGCCACAGGGAAAGCCCGCCTCCTCATCGCTCAGAAGATTGAACAATTTAGAGGTCTGTGTCAACAAAACATTGATGGGCCCAAAGGTGGAGAACCCACTATAATGGCTGCAGATCTAGAAGGCTTCTGGGACATGGTGTCCATCCAGGTGGAAAATGTACACCACCTTTTCAAAGAGGTCAGTGTTCTTAAAACTAATGGATGGAAAGAGGACCTAATTACAGAGCCCACTAATAATGTCACCAAAGGCCCCCAGAAGAAGAAACCAGTGAAAGTTATGAAAAAGGCTCTGAAGAGTTCCTCTGAGGAACAAAAGTCAAGAGATGAGGCTCGCAAGAAACTACTGGAGGAGAGACGCAAGGCATTGAAGGAGGCAATGAAAGCTAAACAAGGTCAGCCTGATGCAAATGGCAGCACAGATGGAGTGGAAATTCttgttgcaaaagaaaaaataacctaTTTGCAGGAGAATTTAACAGGTGAAAAGAAGGACGAAAGGACAAAGAGCGATGAAGGTGGCCCAGTTAATGAGAAAACAAAGGAagtggaaaaacaaaaggaaggcCACCATTTCTTACAGTTAGTTGACAAAGAGGTTTCTGAATTACAAGGCCTCACATATAATGCTGAATCTGACCTGGAAACCTTTAAACCAGAGATGAGCGAGGAGGTACAAGGAAAAGGTCCTCGCCAGGCAACAGGGAAAGGAGGCGGCCTTCCTTGA